Proteins co-encoded in one Spirosoma endbachense genomic window:
- a CDS encoding GMC oxidoreductase, translating into MSFLNIDSVKERTFDAIVVGSGISGGWAAKELTGKGLRTLVLERGRDVKHVTDYPTTMMQPWEFAHLGQMPKAITDANPIASRCYAFREDAAHFFVKDAEHPYVQDKPFDWIRGYQVGGKSLMWARGTQRWSDYDFDGPARDGFAVDWPIRYADIAPWYSYVERFAGISGNKDGLPQLPDGEFLPPHEMACVEKHFSEQMAKHYNNTRPVIIGRCAHLTKPQPIHLQQGRGQCQNRSLCQRGCPYGGYFSSNSSTLPWAAKTGKMTLRTDSVVHSIIFDEKKNKATGVRVIDAHTKETKDYYAKIIFVNAACLNSNLILLNSKSTRFPNGLGNDNGLLGKYVAFHNFRTTISAEHEGFTDSITEGIRPNSSYIPRFRNVFKQETDFLRGYAAGFGANRVMNVDTAGMGESLKTSLMETKYGNWRVGSHMMGETIPKETNYVTLDPALTDAWGIPQLRISVAYDDNDEKMIKDFHEQMTEMLTVAGFMNIQTHDKPDKAPGLDIHEMGGVRMGKDPKTSLLNKWNQFHTCKNVFVTDGACMTSTSTQNPSLTFMAITARAADHAVKEMKKGNL; encoded by the coding sequence ATGTCTTTTCTCAATATAGATTCCGTCAAAGAGCGCACATTCGATGCCATTGTTGTTGGATCGGGAATTAGCGGTGGCTGGGCGGCCAAAGAATTAACGGGCAAAGGTCTGCGTACACTCGTACTGGAGCGCGGCCGTGACGTAAAACACGTTACCGATTATCCAACCACCATGATGCAGCCCTGGGAGTTCGCGCACCTGGGCCAAATGCCGAAGGCAATTACGGATGCCAATCCAATTGCCAGCCGATGCTATGCGTTTCGGGAGGATGCCGCTCATTTTTTCGTGAAAGATGCCGAGCATCCCTACGTTCAGGACAAACCGTTCGACTGGATTCGGGGCTACCAGGTTGGCGGAAAGTCCCTGATGTGGGCACGGGGAACACAGCGCTGGTCGGATTACGATTTCGACGGTCCCGCCCGCGATGGTTTTGCCGTTGACTGGCCTATCCGCTACGCCGATATTGCCCCCTGGTATAGTTATGTAGAGCGGTTTGCTGGTATTTCGGGCAACAAAGATGGGCTGCCTCAACTGCCCGACGGCGAATTTTTACCCCCTCACGAAATGGCCTGTGTTGAAAAGCATTTTAGTGAGCAGATGGCAAAACATTATAACAATACCCGGCCCGTTATTATTGGCCGATGTGCTCACCTGACAAAGCCGCAACCCATTCATCTACAGCAGGGGCGGGGGCAATGTCAGAATCGATCCCTGTGCCAGCGCGGGTGCCCATACGGCGGTTATTTCAGCAGCAACTCATCAACGCTACCCTGGGCCGCAAAAACAGGAAAGATGACGCTAAGAACCGATTCGGTAGTGCATTCGATTATTTTCGATGAGAAAAAGAATAAGGCTACCGGTGTTCGGGTTATCGATGCGCATACGAAAGAAACGAAAGACTATTATGCAAAGATCATTTTTGTCAATGCGGCCTGTCTGAATTCCAACCTGATCTTATTGAATTCCAAATCGACGCGTTTCCCGAACGGATTAGGAAACGACAATGGATTGCTGGGGAAATATGTAGCATTTCACAACTTCCGGACAACCATTTCGGCAGAACACGAAGGGTTTACTGACTCCATTACAGAGGGAATTCGGCCCAACAGCAGCTACATCCCACGTTTCCGGAACGTTTTCAAACAGGAAACCGACTTTCTGCGGGGTTATGCTGCCGGATTTGGGGCAAATCGTGTAATGAATGTCGACACCGCTGGCATGGGTGAAAGCCTGAAAACGAGCTTGATGGAAACCAAATACGGCAACTGGCGCGTAGGCTCGCACATGATGGGCGAAACCATTCCGAAAGAAACCAATTACGTGACGCTTGATCCCGCTCTGACAGATGCCTGGGGTATTCCACAGTTACGGATTTCGGTCGCTTACGACGATAATGACGAAAAGATGATCAAGGACTTTCACGAGCAAATGACCGAAATGCTAACGGTGGCAGGCTTTATGAACATCCAGACCCACGACAAACCCGATAAAGCACCCGGACTCGACATTCACGAAATGGGCGGTGTCCGGATGGGGAAAGACCCTAAAACGTCGCTGCTCAACAAGTGGAATCAGTTTCACACCTGCAAAAACGTGTTTGTTACGGATGGGGCCTGCATGACATCGACCTCTACACAAAACCCATCGCTGACCTTTATGGCTATCACCGCACGTGCCGCTGATCATGCCGTGAAAGAAATGAAAAAGGGAAATTTGTAA
- a CDS encoding gluconate 2-dehydrogenase subunit 3 family protein → MQRRSAIKQVAVAFGGLMSLPAWASNWTPESIGSVSFLPVSDEDLLGELVETIIPETNTPGAKSLKVHQFAMRMIQDCYGEPAQTALKQGLVLVDQTAQQAYTKAFTACDTPQRLEVLTQMANASDPAAKQFVEMIKNLTIQGYRNSEYFMVNQLKYNMAPGFYHGCVSVIK, encoded by the coding sequence ATGCAACGACGTTCTGCCATAAAACAGGTAGCCGTGGCATTTGGAGGGCTGATGAGCCTTCCTGCCTGGGCCTCAAACTGGACACCGGAGTCGATTGGGTCCGTTTCTTTTTTGCCCGTCAGTGATGAAGATTTACTCGGCGAACTCGTAGAAACGATCATTCCGGAAACGAACACGCCAGGCGCTAAATCGCTTAAAGTGCACCAATTTGCGATGCGCATGATTCAGGATTGTTATGGAGAACCGGCCCAGACTGCGCTCAAACAAGGGCTGGTGCTGGTCGATCAGACGGCTCAGCAAGCTTACACGAAGGCATTCACTGCCTGCGATACACCACAACGGCTTGAGGTTTTAACTCAAATGGCAAACGCATCGGACCCGGCGGCCAAACAGTTCGTTGAAATGATTAAGAACCTCACGATTCAGGGCTATAGAAATTCAGAGTATTTCATGGTTAATCAGTTGAAATACAACATGGCGCCGGGATTTTATCATGGCTGTGTGTCTGTAATAAAATAG
- a CDS encoding malate:quinone oxidoreductase — MPIIMAKNNKAVQKGPDVILIGAGIMSATLGVLLKELQPDITIEIYERLDSAAAESSDAWNNAGTGHSAFCELNYTPENEDGMVESAKAVKIAESFEQSKQFWAYLVQNGFLSDAPNFIRSIPHMSFVWGNDNVNYLRKRYDALQKNYLFHGMQYSEDRSQLADWMPLVMEDRDPEQPVAATRMEIGTDVNFGALTRAMFRRLYDMPGVRLYFAHEVRDLWRSKSLGGWKIRVENVTTNQVRDVQTQFIFIGAGGGSLRLLEKSDIPESRGFGGFPVSGQWLKCVNPEVISRHQAKVYGKASVGAPPMSVPHLDTRMIEGNQELLFGPYAGFSTKFLKSGSYMDLPKSIQLSNMAPMLMAGMHNIPLTKYLIQQVLQSPEDRLAALREYYPDAKMEDWELEIAGQRVQVIKKDEHEGGVLEFGTEVVSAADGSIAALLGASPGASTAVSIMLDLLKRCFPEQLATETWQQRLKEMIPSYGQVLANNPELGIALRKHTSEVLGLGVYEYTPTEN; from the coding sequence CTGCCTATCATTATGGCGAAAAATAATAAAGCTGTACAAAAAGGCCCTGATGTTATTTTAATCGGTGCCGGTATCATGAGTGCAACATTGGGCGTGTTGCTGAAAGAATTACAGCCCGATATAACCATCGAAATTTACGAGCGGCTCGATAGCGCAGCCGCCGAAAGTTCCGATGCCTGGAACAATGCGGGCACGGGCCATTCGGCCTTTTGCGAATTGAACTATACGCCCGAAAACGAAGACGGTATGGTCGAATCGGCCAAAGCGGTTAAGATTGCCGAATCGTTTGAACAGTCGAAGCAGTTCTGGGCCTACCTCGTTCAGAACGGGTTTCTTAGCGATGCGCCCAACTTCATTCGCTCTATCCCTCACATGAGTTTTGTTTGGGGGAACGACAATGTGAACTATCTGCGTAAACGCTACGACGCACTCCAGAAAAATTATCTCTTCCACGGCATGCAATACTCCGAAGATCGGTCGCAACTGGCCGACTGGATGCCGCTTGTCATGGAAGATCGCGACCCGGAACAGCCGGTTGCGGCTACGCGCATGGAAATCGGCACAGATGTAAACTTCGGTGCACTGACGCGGGCTATGTTTCGGCGTCTGTATGACATGCCTGGGGTTCGCCTTTACTTTGCCCACGAGGTTCGCGACCTGTGGCGTTCCAAATCGCTTGGCGGATGGAAAATACGGGTAGAAAATGTAACGACCAATCAGGTTCGCGACGTACAGACCCAGTTTATATTCATCGGTGCCGGGGGCGGCTCTCTACGGCTGCTCGAAAAATCAGATATTCCCGAAAGTCGCGGATTTGGCGGCTTCCCGGTAAGTGGTCAGTGGTTGAAATGCGTCAACCCTGAGGTTATCTCCAGACATCAGGCCAAAGTCTACGGAAAAGCTTCCGTTGGTGCTCCTCCCATGTCGGTCCCCCACCTGGACACGCGCATGATTGAAGGCAACCAGGAGCTTCTATTTGGCCCCTATGCGGGCTTTTCGACCAAGTTCCTCAAAAGTGGCTCCTACATGGATTTACCAAAATCCATTCAATTGAGCAACATGGCCCCCATGCTGATGGCGGGTATGCACAACATCCCGCTGACGAAATACCTGATTCAACAGGTGTTACAATCGCCCGAGGATCGACTGGCGGCATTGCGGGAATACTATCCGGATGCTAAAATGGAGGACTGGGAATTAGAGATTGCTGGTCAACGCGTGCAGGTGATCAAGAAAGACGAACACGAAGGTGGTGTACTCGAATTTGGTACCGAAGTAGTCAGTGCCGCCGATGGTAGTATTGCCGCTTTGCTGGGTGCCTCACCCGGCGCATCGACTGCCGTTTCGATCATGCTCGACCTGTTGAAACGCTGCTTCCCGGAACAACTGGCAACCGAAACCTGGCAACAAAGACTGAAAGAAATGATTCCGAGCTACGGTCAGGTGCTGGCCAATAATCCGGAACTGGGCATTGCGCTTCGGAAGCATACAAGCGAAGTGCTGGGTCTGGGGGTGTATGAGTATACCCCAACAGAAAATTAA
- a CDS encoding LytR/AlgR family response regulator transcription factor codes for MKRTRLLDHFVVRNFLGLAALLAAHYLTDFYAIEGRPGFSKVSPYLYLLLLYGWIVFHNRILFERLFLQDKKMLYFGWFFLLMVLGSFNMNFVLRTEFSISRSLPYLVNFWVYTITGLGVFVTYRYLRIHAKTEELLIMPAMPASDESGHFSCMVDGVREAIPYTDIQYIESLENYLKVITKAKTYVTRLTLKEAEERLPKRQFIRISRSCIVHITQVDRSEPDAFWIGAKELRVGKVYKRYVAEQLSG; via the coding sequence ATGAAACGTACCCGACTTCTGGATCATTTCGTCGTTCGCAACTTCCTGGGGTTGGCAGCATTACTGGCTGCTCATTATCTTACCGACTTTTATGCAATAGAAGGGCGACCTGGATTTTCTAAAGTATCCCCTTATTTGTATCTGTTGCTGCTCTATGGCTGGATTGTTTTTCACAATCGGATTCTGTTCGAGCGGCTGTTTTTGCAGGATAAAAAAATGCTTTACTTCGGCTGGTTTTTTCTGTTAATGGTACTCGGTTCGTTCAACATGAATTTTGTCCTTCGCACTGAGTTTAGTATCTCCCGTTCGCTTCCTTATCTGGTCAATTTTTGGGTATACACCATCACGGGTCTGGGCGTTTTTGTCACCTATCGCTATCTGCGCATACATGCTAAAACGGAAGAGTTACTTATAATGCCTGCAATGCCCGCATCTGATGAATCAGGGCATTTTTCCTGTATGGTCGATGGTGTTCGGGAAGCCATTCCATACACGGATATTCAGTATATAGAAAGTCTGGAAAACTATTTGAAAGTCATTACGAAAGCGAAAACCTATGTTACACGCCTGACTCTGAAAGAAGCTGAAGAACGATTACCTAAGCGACAATTTATTCGGATTAGTCGGTCGTGTATTGTCCATATAACCCAGGTAGACAGAAGTGAGCCAGATGCTTTCTGGATTGGAGCAAAAGAGCTGCGTGTGGGCAAAGTATATAAACGGTATGTTGCAGAGCAATTGTCGGGTTAG
- a CDS encoding glycosyltransferase family 9 protein produces MYQVVQTKKWKKERSPKRILVIRLQATGDVIITLPFVQLLKNEHPTSQIDFLTRETQVSIIENLVAVTNVISFTNSHKRWKQLLALIIILPRLLVNRYDVVLDLQVNRYSRIIRQLLFPTAFSEFEKYTPLPAVERNWKAVERSGLVKNFAHPILSFINNNTGGIILKENGWNQPKDLIILNPAGAFKSRNWPLAYYVSFARIWIRKYPDSQFLILGINRIELKASSLKKELGDKMINLVSKTSLPEAFEIIEKSTLVISEDSGLMHIAWALKIPTIALIGSTDKNRSSQPGKHLVTLNSDDLPCGNCMKSDCIFGEIPSCLSRYSPEMILDLSEKLLKRQ; encoded by the coding sequence ATGTACCAGGTTGTACAAACTAAAAAATGGAAAAAAGAGCGTTCACCAAAACGCATTTTAGTAATTCGCTTGCAGGCAACTGGTGACGTTATAATAACACTTCCTTTTGTACAGCTCCTAAAAAATGAGCACCCAACTAGTCAAATTGATTTTCTGACTCGAGAAACGCAAGTAAGTATTATTGAAAATTTAGTTGCCGTTACGAATGTAATATCATTTACAAACAGCCATAAACGATGGAAGCAGCTGTTAGCATTGATCATAATTTTGCCCAGATTACTTGTAAATAGATATGATGTAGTACTAGACTTGCAGGTAAACCGTTATTCCAGAATTATCCGACAGTTATTATTCCCAACGGCCTTCAGCGAATTTGAAAAGTATACGCCGTTACCAGCAGTCGAAAGAAATTGGAAAGCTGTTGAGAGGAGTGGCTTAGTGAAGAATTTCGCACATCCAATCTTATCATTTATTAATAATAATACGGGTGGTATAATTTTAAAAGAAAACGGGTGGAATCAACCGAAAGATTTAATTATTTTGAATCCAGCAGGTGCATTTAAAAGTAGAAACTGGCCATTAGCGTATTACGTATCTTTCGCTAGAATTTGGATAAGAAAATACCCAGATTCTCAATTTTTAATATTGGGAATAAATCGAATAGAGCTAAAGGCGAGTTCATTGAAAAAAGAATTAGGAGACAAGATGATCAACCTGGTCTCAAAAACATCGCTACCTGAAGCGTTTGAAATAATTGAAAAATCAACGCTTGTTATATCAGAAGATTCAGGTTTAATGCATATTGCCTGGGCTTTAAAGATACCAACGATAGCCTTGATTGGTTCTACTGATAAAAATAGAAGTTCACAACCAGGGAAGCATCTTGTTACTCTAAATTCTGACGATTTACCTTGTGGTAATTGTATGAAATCTGATTGTATATTTGGAGAGATTCCAAGCTGCTTAAGTCGATACTCGCCGGAGATGATTCTAGATCTAAGCGAGAAATTATTAAAGAGGCAATGA
- a CDS encoding glycosyltransferase family 4 protein — protein sequence MNKKRIAIIIYGGVGVGIGLEGVVCLVKLCEQLSNEFDLTVFSLVKVDSSYQPIGYQLIGTPYNDQKGIVWRFLYVGKRLIQLHFKKKYSLIHAFWAYPAGLLALFLGKILRLKTIITFMGGEVANIPSIGYGLYQSKFKKLIVQLIAKKVDVVVSLTQHHAQKLNENISFKRMEVISFGVNLSKFPALDKQLVPPYRFLYLGNINKVKDLPVLIKTFQLINENVEASLDIVGLDTLNGEIQRIVNQLNLTNKIHVHGYYPNNQLSFFLSKSHILLHTSRWESQAVVVNEALAAGVVVCGTKVGLIDDLANKITIAAPVGDADLLSKQILDLLENRQKYEELKANGIAWSAKHGLQIQSQKYNNLYNSLLNS from the coding sequence ATGAACAAAAAAAGAATTGCAATTATTATTTATGGTGGGGTCGGTGTAGGAATCGGCCTGGAAGGAGTTGTTTGCTTAGTCAAACTATGCGAACAGCTTTCTAATGAATTTGATTTAACTGTTTTTTCGTTAGTTAAGGTTGACAGTAGTTATCAACCAATTGGTTATCAACTGATTGGAACACCATATAATGATCAAAAAGGTATTGTCTGGCGATTTTTATATGTTGGTAAAAGGCTAATTCAATTGCATTTTAAGAAAAAGTATTCGCTGATACATGCTTTCTGGGCGTATCCGGCTGGTCTTTTAGCATTATTTCTTGGAAAAATATTGAGATTAAAAACAATAATTACGTTCATGGGTGGGGAAGTGGCCAATATACCTTCAATAGGATATGGACTATATCAATCTAAATTTAAAAAATTAATTGTCCAGCTTATTGCTAAAAAAGTCGATGTTGTCGTTTCTTTGACGCAACATCACGCGCAAAAGTTAAATGAAAATATATCTTTCAAGCGAATGGAAGTTATCTCATTCGGCGTAAATTTAAGTAAATTTCCAGCTTTAGATAAGCAGCTAGTACCTCCTTATCGATTTCTCTATTTAGGTAATATTAATAAAGTAAAGGACTTGCCTGTACTAATTAAGACGTTTCAACTTATTAATGAAAATGTAGAAGCGAGTTTAGATATTGTCGGTCTAGATACATTGAATGGTGAGATTCAACGAATAGTTAATCAACTAAACCTAACCAATAAAATTCATGTTCATGGTTATTACCCTAACAATCAACTGAGTTTCTTTTTAAGTAAATCCCATATACTATTGCATACATCCCGCTGGGAATCGCAGGCAGTAGTTGTTAATGAGGCATTGGCCGCTGGTGTAGTCGTGTGTGGAACTAAAGTCGGACTAATTGATGATCTAGCTAATAAAATAACCATCGCAGCGCCAGTAGGTGATGCAGATTTACTATCGAAACAAATACTTGATTTATTAGAAAATAGACAAAAATATGAAGAGCTTAAGGCTAATGGTATTGCCTGGAGTGCTAAACATGGATTGCAAATTCAATCTCAAAAATATAATAATTTGTATAATAGTTTATTGAATAGTTGA
- a CDS encoding class I SAM-dependent methyltransferase, whose amino-acid sequence MNKLLEIIQNLDHKITAEGVFLLSGYKPEYTHELPYLAVRAKENRLLSDEIVKDLPNVPIDFPHFREWSLRKQTANSFCVSVAAEKKPLTILDLGCGNGWFSAKLASIPKIDVLGLDLNMPELQQAQKNFGNSNLLFCYGDIFTELFRTECFDKIVLNSSIQYFHSIRQLFNNLFKLLKPTGEIHILDSPFYEIGEVVNAKNRSLEYYQLIGYPDMANYYFHHTYQDLLPYFPIIKKSKPSLWDRVLGMPASPFKWIVIEKPL is encoded by the coding sequence ATGAATAAACTCTTAGAAATTATACAAAATCTAGATCATAAGATTACTGCTGAGGGAGTTTTTCTGCTTTCAGGCTATAAGCCTGAATATACGCATGAGCTACCCTATCTGGCGGTAAGAGCGAAAGAGAATCGTCTATTGAGCGATGAAATTGTAAAAGATCTACCCAATGTACCAATAGATTTTCCCCATTTCAGAGAATGGAGCTTGCGTAAGCAAACGGCTAATAGCTTTTGTGTTTCAGTAGCTGCCGAAAAAAAACCATTAACAATCTTGGATTTGGGTTGCGGGAATGGGTGGTTTTCTGCGAAATTGGCTTCAATTCCTAAAATTGATGTACTAGGCTTAGATCTTAATATGCCGGAATTACAACAGGCTCAGAAAAATTTTGGAAATTCAAATTTACTTTTCTGCTATGGTGATATTTTTACAGAATTATTTCGGACCGAATGTTTCGATAAGATTGTTTTAAATTCTTCTATTCAATATTTTCATTCTATTAGACAACTTTTTAATAACCTTTTTAAACTCTTAAAACCAACTGGTGAAATTCATATCTTAGATAGCCCTTTTTATGAGATAGGCGAAGTTGTCAATGCCAAGAACAGAAGCCTGGAATATTATCAATTAATTGGCTATCCTGATATGGCCAATTATTATTTCCATCACACATATCAGGATTTGCTCCCATATTTCCCCATTATCAAGAAAAGTAAACCATCTTTATGGGATAGAGTTCTAGGAATGCCTGCAAGTCCCTTTAAATGGATAGTAATAGAAAAACCGCTATGA
- a CDS encoding B12-binding domain-containing radical SAM protein produces METKHKIILFNPLVTKYKARIPLSILQVAASIYGKHEFVIIDGNREDDPWKKIKTLLDTGEFKYFGCTVMPGPQLRQAIPFTKKIKLEYPHIITIWGGYFASNQYQVCMESGYIDYIVNGIGDLAFPALLDTLEKSLDLRTINNLIFKENDKAIKTRKITSIDMDSLQTLPYHELDKFYPIRSYFGRTYLGKKTTLYHSSFGCPFTCSFCGIVPIFEARWKGESAERLYQNVKYLKDKYGIDSVEFCDNNFFVSERRIIAFCKLIETENITWWGEARIDTLDKFSDETLAYMSKAGCRMIFLGAETGNEEMLKAIDKGGTQNAAQMISFAERLGQFNIIPEYSFVLGFPAETPDQVMAMINEDIEFIKQVKKANPLTEIIIYVYSPVLTEGSELYEKVKATGFQFPEKLEDWLAQEWKGFDLRKNPLTPWLTSKMIDKIRDFEVVLNARYPTVQDIKLSNLQRKMVSLLSKARYNTNFFYFPYELKLLQRFWLKYRQPEQEGATMV; encoded by the coding sequence ATGGAAACCAAACATAAAATCATTCTCTTTAACCCGCTTGTAACTAAATATAAGGCCAGGATTCCGCTTTCGATCCTGCAAGTTGCAGCGTCGATCTATGGTAAACATGAGTTTGTTATAATTGACGGAAACCGCGAAGATGATCCCTGGAAGAAAATAAAAACGCTCTTAGATACAGGAGAATTTAAATATTTTGGATGTACTGTTATGCCTGGCCCGCAATTGCGGCAAGCTATTCCATTTACTAAAAAAATTAAATTAGAATATCCTCATATAATTACTATTTGGGGTGGATATTTCGCATCCAACCAATATCAGGTTTGCATGGAGTCGGGATATATAGACTACATTGTCAATGGAATAGGCGATTTAGCATTTCCAGCTTTACTGGATACTTTGGAGAAATCACTTGATTTACGTACAATAAATAACTTAATTTTTAAAGAAAATGATAAAGCCATTAAAACGCGCAAAATCACATCGATCGATATGGATTCGTTACAGACGCTTCCATATCATGAACTTGATAAGTTTTACCCTATACGATCTTATTTTGGGCGAACATATTTAGGGAAAAAAACCACGTTATACCATAGTAGTTTTGGCTGCCCATTTACGTGCTCTTTCTGTGGTATTGTACCAATATTTGAAGCTCGATGGAAGGGAGAATCGGCTGAGAGACTATATCAGAATGTTAAATATTTAAAAGATAAGTACGGAATTGATTCGGTTGAATTTTGTGATAATAATTTTTTTGTGTCGGAAAGAAGAATAATAGCTTTCTGCAAATTGATCGAAACCGAAAATATTACATGGTGGGGTGAGGCTCGTATTGATACCCTGGATAAGTTCTCAGATGAGACGTTGGCTTATATGAGTAAGGCCGGATGCAGAATGATCTTTTTAGGCGCTGAAACTGGCAATGAGGAAATGCTTAAAGCAATTGATAAAGGCGGAACCCAAAATGCGGCTCAGATGATTAGTTTTGCCGAAAGGCTTGGCCAATTTAATATAATCCCTGAATATTCATTCGTATTAGGCTTTCCCGCTGAAACACCTGATCAGGTGATGGCGATGATTAACGAAGATATCGAATTTATAAAACAAGTTAAGAAAGCTAATCCATTGACTGAGATTATCATCTATGTCTATAGTCCCGTGCTTACTGAGGGTAGTGAATTATATGAGAAAGTTAAAGCAACTGGCTTCCAGTTTCCAGAAAAACTGGAAGATTGGTTGGCTCAAGAATGGAAAGGTTTTGATTTGCGTAAAAATCCACTAACGCCCTGGCTCACTTCAAAGATGATTGATAAAATTCGAGATTTTGAAGTGGTATTGAATGCACGCTATCCTACCGTACAAGATATAAAGTTGAGTAACTTACAACGAAAAATGGTTTCTTTATTATCGAAGGCAAGGTATAATACCAATTTTTTTTATTTTCCTTATGAGCTTAAGCTTCTCCAGCGATTTTGGCTTAAATACCGTCAGCCTGAACAAGAAGGAGCCACAATGGTATGA
- a CDS encoding methyltransferase: protein MIYLRKIYKNLGNWVLIPVTKYYLSKERKIKINGLRLVIPSGVFHPTLFSSTKILLGFIERQSIKNLKTLELGAGSGLLSISMARCSALTTASDISKLACDTVKKNAHLNSALIEVIHSDLFENMANRKFDLILINPPYYPKDPKNDTEKAWFCGRNFEYFSKLFSQMTNFLESDGCAIMVLSEDCDIGRINQLAIKGGYSWQKILEKKDKGEWYFLFKLSVLTYERD, encoded by the coding sequence ATGATTTACCTGAGAAAAATATATAAAAATTTAGGTAATTGGGTATTAATTCCAGTGACTAAATATTATTTATCGAAAGAACGAAAAATAAAAATTAATGGTCTTCGCTTAGTGATCCCAAGCGGAGTATTCCATCCTACTTTATTTTCAAGCACTAAGATACTACTTGGCTTTATTGAGAGACAATCAATAAAAAACTTAAAAACGCTGGAATTGGGGGCTGGATCTGGATTACTTTCAATCAGCATGGCAAGATGTAGTGCTTTGACTACTGCTTCGGATATCAGTAAATTGGCTTGTGATACTGTTAAGAAAAATGCACATTTAAATAGTGCATTAATAGAAGTTATCCATTCCGATTTATTTGAAAATATGGCTAATAGAAAATTTGATCTGATCCTAATAAACCCACCTTATTATCCTAAAGATCCGAAAAATGATACTGAAAAGGCTTGGTTTTGTGGTAGAAACTTTGAGTATTTCAGTAAGTTATTTAGCCAAATGACGAATTTCTTGGAAAGCGATGGTTGTGCAATTATGGTTCTTTCTGAAGATTGTGACATCGGCAGAATTAATCAATTGGCTATTAAAGGCGGATATTCATGGCAGAAAATATTGGAAAAGAAAGACAAGGGTGAATGGTATTTTTTGTTCAAACTATCCGTTTTGACTTATGAACGAGATTAG